Proteins found in one Mucilaginibacter inviolabilis genomic segment:
- a CDS encoding carboxypeptidase-like regulatory domain-containing protein — translation MITFKKVSVGLLITVIATVIFGFTGPGDDLLGKLVDQLYKWRADHPQEKVYLHLDKPYYAVGDDIWFKAYVTIGSKHQLSAYSEILNVDLIGEDDSVKRSIKLPLISGMAYGDFALPDTMQDGNYRIRAYTNWMRNAGDAYFFDKTITISKGIGNTVFTKTDYTYGEQNGKQKVNALINFTDANGAPYAGNEVNYRVELNGKTVFKGKGITNDKGDLAASFLNTTPNPAATGIIIANIKLIDKKVVTKVVPIKAVSAKVDVQFFPESGTLVNDAGCKVGFKAVGADGLGVDIKGTVVDDQNQTVAVFNSTHLGMGVFNLTPMSGKTYKAHVVFADGSGGDFNLPKAVDNAYVLSIDNSEDDNLTAKILPGSGIAQNATTAGSLLLVGQSCGEIYYAAKSSDNGKTFRAVIPKSKFPSGIVQFTLFSANGEPLNERIVFIQNPDQLKLSVSAPKQQYASREKVTISLNVKNKEDKPVIGSFSASVIDMAKVPVDETNEESIFSNILLSSDLKGYIEKPGYYFADQSTKTKADLDVLMLTQGYRRFEWKQVINDAVPPVVYQPEKSLQVTGHLKTFGGKPVSNGKVTLFTTAGGTFILDTVADAQGKFTFSNLVFRDSIKFVVQARTAKDRKNLEIELDNIAPQVVGKNKNAADLQVNVSDGRSVYLQNSKKLFNEQVKYGIGNHTIVLKEVVVKDTRTTAVKHSSNLNGAGNADQVLTYKDLENMGGGQLSNILAGRLLGVIFRGGIPYSTRGGGAMQIVVDGINMEADYLDNLVISDIASIEVLRSVGNTAIYGFRGGNGLLIITTKRGDEGAVYNRYAPGVVTYSPKGYYKAREFYSPQYDDPKTNAQMQDLRSTIYWNPKILTDKDGNASLSFFNADGKGTYRIIIEGMDAEGNLGRQVFKYKVE, via the coding sequence ATGATAACATTCAAAAAAGTATCTGTAGGCTTATTGATAACTGTGATTGCTACGGTAATTTTCGGTTTCACCGGTCCCGGCGATGATCTGCTCGGTAAACTCGTTGATCAGCTTTATAAATGGCGTGCCGATCATCCACAGGAAAAAGTTTACCTGCATCTGGACAAACCCTATTATGCCGTTGGCGACGATATCTGGTTTAAGGCCTACGTAACTATTGGAAGCAAACATCAACTATCCGCTTATAGCGAAATATTAAATGTCGACCTTATTGGCGAAGATGATTCGGTAAAGCGCAGTATTAAACTGCCGCTTATCAGCGGAATGGCCTATGGCGATTTTGCCCTGCCCGATACCATGCAGGATGGGAACTATCGCATCAGGGCCTATACCAACTGGATGCGTAATGCCGGCGACGCCTATTTTTTTGATAAAACCATCACTATATCCAAAGGCATCGGTAATACGGTTTTTACCAAAACAGATTATACTTACGGCGAACAGAACGGTAAGCAAAAGGTGAATGCGTTGATCAATTTTACCGATGCAAACGGGGCACCTTATGCTGGCAACGAAGTAAACTACCGTGTTGAATTGAATGGTAAAACAGTTTTTAAAGGTAAGGGCATAACTAATGATAAAGGCGATCTCGCTGCTTCATTCCTCAATACCACTCCAAACCCGGCAGCAACAGGTATTATTATTGCCAATATCAAACTGATTGATAAAAAGGTTGTCACTAAGGTGGTACCTATTAAAGCGGTATCGGCCAAAGTAGATGTACAATTTTTCCCGGAAAGTGGCACCTTGGTGAATGATGCTGGTTGCAAGGTTGGTTTTAAAGCGGTTGGTGCCGATGGCCTGGGTGTTGATATCAAAGGCACTGTTGTAGACGACCAGAACCAAACCGTAGCTGTATTTAACAGTACCCACCTGGGTATGGGGGTATTCAACTTAACACCCATGAGCGGCAAAACCTATAAGGCTCATGTGGTATTTGCGGATGGATCTGGTGGCGATTTTAACTTGCCCAAAGCGGTTGACAACGCATATGTTTTAAGCATTGATAATTCGGAGGATGATAATCTGACGGCAAAAATATTGCCGGGGTCGGGTATTGCGCAAAACGCCACAACTGCAGGCAGCCTCCTGCTGGTAGGTCAAAGTTGCGGCGAAATTTATTACGCGGCCAAAAGCTCTGATAATGGTAAAACATTTAGGGCAGTTATTCCTAAGAGTAAATTCCCATCTGGTATTGTACAGTTCACTTTATTTTCTGCCAATGGCGAGCCGCTGAATGAACGTATTGTATTTATTCAAAACCCCGATCAGCTTAAATTATCAGTTTCGGCGCCTAAGCAGCAATACGCATCGCGCGAAAAGGTAACCATTAGTCTGAATGTGAAAAATAAAGAAGATAAGCCTGTTATCGGCAGTTTTTCAGCCTCGGTTATCGATATGGCAAAGGTTCCAGTTGATGAAACCAATGAAGAAAGCATTTTTTCGAACATATTGCTGAGTTCAGATCTGAAGGGTTATATCGAAAAACCGGGCTATTATTTTGCCGATCAAAGCACGAAAACAAAAGCCGATCTTGACGTATTGATGCTTACCCAGGGTTACCGTAGGTTTGAATGGAAGCAAGTGATCAATGACGCCGTACCTCCCGTAGTTTATCAGCCCGAAAAATCGTTACAGGTAACCGGGCATTTAAAAACTTTTGGCGGTAAACCCGTATCCAACGGTAAAGTAACTTTATTTACTACCGCCGGAGGCACATTTATTTTAGACACCGTAGCAGATGCCCAGGGAAAATTCACGTTCAGTAACCTGGTGTTTAGAGATAGCATCAAATTTGTGGTGCAGGCCCGTACCGCTAAAGACCGGAAGAACCTGGAGATAGAGCTGGATAACATAGCCCCGCAAGTGGTAGGGAAAAATAAGAATGCTGCCGATTTACAGGTAAATGTAAGTGATGGCCGCTCGGTTTATTTGCAGAACAGCAAAAAACTGTTCAATGAGCAGGTAAAGTATGGGATTGGTAACCATACCATTGTGTTAAAAGAAGTGGTAGTAAAAGATACCCGTACCACGGCGGTAAAACATTCGTCAAATTTAAACGGAGCCGGTAATGCCGATCAGGTGCTTACTTATAAAGATCTGGAAAATATGGGGGGAGGGCAGCTTTCCAATATCTTAGCGGGCAGGCTTTTAGGTGTTATTTTTCGTGGAGGTATACCTTACTCAACCCGTGGTGGTGGTGCTATGCAGATAGTTGTTGACGGTATCAATATGGAAGCCGATTATCTGGACAATTTAGTGATATCTGATATTGCCAGTATTGAAGTTTTACGTTCGGTAGGCAATACCGCTATATATGGCTTCAGAGGAGGCAATGGGTTACTGATAATCACCACCAAGCGCGGCGACGAGGGCGCTGTGTATAATCGTTATGCCCCGGGTGTGGTCACTTACTCGCCTAAGGGATACTACAAAGCCAGGGAGTTTTATTCGCCGCAGTATGATGATCCTAAAACAAATGCACAAATGCAGGATCTGCGATCAACCATATATTGGAACCCTAAGATACTAACGGATAAAGATGGTAATGCCTCCCTCTCATTTTTTAATGCCGATGGCAAAGGCACTTATCGTATTATTATTGAAGGGATGGATGCCGAAGGTAACCTGGGCAGGCAGGTGTTCAAGTATAAGGTGGAGTAA
- a CDS encoding ATP-dependent Clp protease adaptor ClpS, protein MPTETQEETLTLEEILAGLKEVHRLILWNDDFNTFDHVIHCMMKYLDYSETQAEKIAWKVHNEGKCAVLEGSFTEMEIYRKILQQEGLTVSVE, encoded by the coding sequence ATGCCAACCGAAACACAGGAAGAAACACTTACTCTCGAAGAGATACTGGCAGGACTTAAAGAAGTTCACCGCCTGATATTATGGAATGATGATTTTAACACTTTTGATCACGTGATCCATTGTATGATGAAATATCTTGATTACTCCGAAACACAAGCCGAAAAGATAGCCTGGAAAGTACACAACGAGGGCAAATGTGCTGTATTGGAAGGCTCATTTACCGAGATGGAGATCTACCGCAAAATATTGCAGCAGGAAGGGCTTACCGTAAGTGTAGAGTAA
- a CDS encoding histidine phosphatase family protein, with protein sequence MIKKISIFPALILVMICFASSSSCAQSKNLKLVFIRHAEKPDDGDNLSCAGLNRALKLPTVLKAKFGLPDRVYVPALHLGKSTPRARMFQTISPFAIKYNLTINSTFEEEDTKDIAEELASRKGTLLVVWEHNEIRAILKALGVKVKDLQWPDNDYDTIWVVTFKNDKPVLTVDKEGIKPAAACSF encoded by the coding sequence ATGATAAAAAAAATATCAATTTTTCCCGCTCTTATTCTGGTGATGATTTGTTTTGCAAGTAGCAGCTCATGCGCGCAAAGCAAAAACCTTAAATTGGTTTTCATTCGGCATGCTGAGAAACCTGACGACGGCGATAACCTGTCATGTGCCGGTTTGAACCGGGCGCTAAAATTACCAACAGTTTTAAAAGCAAAATTCGGCCTGCCGGATCGTGTTTATGTGCCTGCCCTGCACCTGGGTAAATCAACTCCAAGGGCGCGTATGTTTCAAACTATTTCGCCTTTTGCTATTAAATATAATTTAACCATTAACAGCACTTTTGAAGAAGAGGATACCAAAGATATAGCCGAAGAACTGGCTAGCCGGAAAGGTACCCTACTTGTAGTTTGGGAACATAACGAGATCAGAGCCATCCTAAAAGCACTCGGCGTAAAGGTTAAAGACCTGCAATGGCCCGATAACGATTATGACACTATTTGGGTAGTAACCTTTAAAAATGATAAACCAGTTTTAACTGTTGACAAAGAAGGCATAAAACCGGCAGCTGCCTGTAGCTTTTAG
- a CDS encoding branched-chain amino acid aminotransferase, which produces MTETLDIKITKTAHSRLAETDFDNLPFGKTFSDHMFVADYADGEWKNLQVIPYGEIGVSPAISALHYGQAFFEGLKAYKHADGKVTIFRPDKNAIRFNKSAERLCMPTLPEEIFLQSMAAVVDIDREWVPAKANHALYIRPFMFATDPFLGVTPSATYKYMVIAGPVGPYFSKTLRVKIETHYTRAAEGGMGYAKAAGNYGSAMLPARKAAEEGFDQLIWTDAKEHKYIEEMGAANAMFLLDGVLITAEAKDTILDGVTRDTVIALAKEWGIPVETRKVSVAEIIEGAKNGKLTDAFGAGTAATIASVGSISVDGEEYFLSDPKTREFSQKVLATLDAIKYGNAPDTYGWNYLVG; this is translated from the coding sequence ATGACTGAGACGCTGGACATCAAGATCACCAAAACCGCACATTCCCGTTTAGCTGAAACGGATTTTGACAACTTACCATTCGGAAAAACATTTTCTGACCACATGTTTGTGGCCGATTATGCTGATGGTGAATGGAAGAACCTGCAGGTCATTCCGTACGGCGAAATTGGGGTTAGTCCTGCTATTTCTGCACTGCATTACGGACAGGCATTTTTTGAAGGATTAAAAGCCTACAAACATGCCGATGGAAAAGTAACTATTTTCCGTCCGGACAAAAACGCCATCCGCTTCAACAAATCGGCAGAGCGTTTGTGCATGCCGACACTACCAGAAGAAATATTTTTACAAAGTATGGCCGCTGTGGTTGATATCGACCGCGAGTGGGTTCCTGCTAAAGCTAACCACGCTTTATACATCCGCCCGTTCATGTTCGCTACCGATCCGTTCCTGGGCGTAACACCATCTGCTACCTATAAGTATATGGTAATTGCTGGCCCCGTTGGACCATATTTCTCCAAAACACTACGTGTTAAAATTGAAACACACTATACCCGCGCTGCCGAAGGCGGTATGGGCTATGCAAAGGCAGCCGGCAATTATGGCAGCGCTATGTTACCAGCCCGTAAAGCAGCCGAAGAAGGTTTTGATCAATTGATCTGGACGGATGCTAAAGAGCATAAATACATTGAAGAAATGGGTGCGGCAAACGCCATGTTCCTGTTGGACGGCGTACTGATCACTGCCGAAGCAAAGGATACCATATTAGATGGCGTAACCCGTGATACAGTGATCGCTTTAGCTAAAGAATGGGGCATCCCGGTTGAAACCCGCAAAGTTTCTGTAGCCGAAATTATTGAAGGAGCTAAAAACGGCAAATTGACTGATGCTTTTGGTGCCGGTACTGCAGCTACTATAGCTTCGGTAGGTTCCATAAGTGTTGATGGCGAAGAGTATTTCCTGAGCGATCCAAAAACACGTGAGTTTTCTCAAAAAGTTTTAGCAACGCTTGATGCTATTAAATATGGTAATGCTCCTGATACTTACGGTTGGAATTACCTGGTAGGTTAA
- the ettA gene encoding energy-dependent translational throttle protein EttA, translated as MADEKIIFSMAGVSKIYPPQKTVLKNIYLSFFYGAKIGVIGLNGSGKSSLLKIIAGIDKTNIGEVVFSPGYTVGYLSQEPELDPEKTVREVVEEGVAETTALLKEYEEINEKFGLEEYYSDADKMDKLMARQGELQDKIDAVNAWELDTKLERAMDALRCPEPDTKISVLSGGERRRVALCRLLLKEPDVLLLDEPTNHLDAESIDWLEQHLQQYKGTVIAVTHDRYFLDNVAGWILELDRGEGIPWKGNYSSWLDQKAKRLAQEEKSESKRQKTLERELEWVRMGPKGRHAKSKARLGNYEKLASEETKEREEKLELFIPPGPRLGNVVIEANGVSKSYGDKLLFDNLSFSLPPAGIVGIIGPNGAGKTTLFRLITGQDQPDAGTFRVGETVALGYVDQMHDDLDPNKSVWENVTGGLETIMVGNKPLNSRAYVSKFNFNGADQQKKVGVLSGGERNRVHLSITLKKGSNVLLLDEPTNDIDVNTLRALEEALENFGGCAVVISHDRWFLDRICTHILAFEGNSQVYFFEGNYSDYEENRKKRLGDVAPKRIKYKKLTV; from the coding sequence ATGGCAGACGAAAAGATCATATTTTCAATGGCAGGGGTTAGTAAGATCTACCCTCCGCAAAAAACAGTTTTAAAAAACATTTACCTCTCGTTTTTCTATGGTGCCAAAATTGGCGTTATCGGTTTAAACGGTTCGGGTAAATCGTCCTTATTAAAAATTATAGCAGGCATTGATAAAACCAATATAGGCGAAGTTGTTTTTTCGCCGGGATATACTGTAGGTTACCTGAGCCAGGAACCTGAGCTTGATCCTGAAAAAACCGTACGCGAAGTGGTAGAAGAAGGCGTTGCCGAAACTACTGCCTTATTAAAGGAGTACGAAGAGATTAACGAGAAATTTGGTCTGGAAGAATATTACAGCGACGCCGATAAAATGGATAAGCTGATGGCCCGCCAGGGCGAACTGCAGGATAAGATAGATGCCGTGAACGCCTGGGAACTGGATACCAAACTGGAACGTGCTATGGACGCCCTGCGTTGCCCGGAGCCCGACACCAAAATTTCGGTACTATCCGGTGGTGAACGTCGCCGTGTGGCCCTTTGCCGTCTCTTGCTAAAAGAACCCGATGTTTTATTATTGGATGAGCCTACCAACCACCTGGATGCCGAGTCGATAGATTGGCTGGAGCAGCATTTACAACAATATAAAGGTACCGTGATTGCGGTAACGCACGATCGTTACTTCCTGGATAATGTAGCCGGATGGATCCTGGAGCTTGATCGTGGTGAAGGTATCCCATGGAAAGGCAACTATTCTTCATGGCTCGACCAAAAGGCCAAACGCCTGGCGCAGGAAGAAAAAAGCGAAAGCAAGCGTCAGAAAACTTTGGAACGTGAGCTGGAATGGGTACGCATGGGTCCGAAAGGCCGTCACGCCAAATCAAAAGCCCGTTTAGGCAACTATGAAAAACTGGCATCGGAAGAAACCAAGGAGCGCGAAGAAAAGCTGGAGCTATTCATTCCACCGGGACCTCGTTTGGGTAACGTGGTAATAGAAGCCAATGGTGTAAGTAAATCATATGGCGATAAATTATTGTTTGATAACCTGAGCTTCTCCCTACCGCCGGCAGGCATCGTAGGTATCATCGGGCCAAACGGCGCGGGTAAAACCACGTTGTTCCGTTTGATCACTGGGCAGGATCAGCCAGATGCCGGTACATTCCGCGTGGGTGAAACCGTGGCTTTAGGCTATGTGGACCAGATGCATGACGACCTTGACCCTAACAAATCTGTTTGGGAAAATGTAACCGGCGGCCTGGAAACTATTATGGTTGGCAACAAACCTCTGAACTCGAGAGCCTACGTATCCAAATTCAACTTTAACGGCGCCGATCAGCAAAAGAAAGTTGGCGTGTTATCCGGTGGTGAGCGTAACCGGGTGCACCTTTCCATCACCCTCAAAAAAGGGTCGAACGTATTGCTGCTGGATGAGCCCACCAACGATATCGACGTAAATACCCTACGTGCGTTGGAAGAAGCACTGGAAAACTTTGGCGGCTGCGCCGTAGTGATTAGTCACGACCGCTGGTTCCTGGATCGTATCTGTACCCACATCCTGGCCTTTGAAGGTAACTCTCAGGTTTATTTCTTTGAAGGAAATTACTCCGACTATGAAGAGAACCGCAAAAAACGCCTGGGTGATGTGGCGCCGAAGAGGATCAAGTATAAGAAGTTGACGGTGTAA
- a CDS encoding LytR/AlgR family response regulator transcription factor, translating into MNGVKKILILEDEQLNADRIQRLMLSIRPNTEILAVLTSVKKTVDWLAINENPDLILMDIRLADGVSFEIFNLTDVKCPVVFTTAYDEYAVQAFKYNSIDYLLKPVEKDELEAAITKFENTLQRSYQQSPLIEELIRQMQPKAYRTRFFLPYRDGYRKINMEDIAFFHSHLNITCANLFNGEKIVVPQTLETLEQELEPKNFFRVNRQYILHANSIEKVHNFFNGKLKLKVKNYSDEDIIVSRTKAPLFKTWLDY; encoded by the coding sequence ATGAACGGTGTAAAGAAAATACTGATCCTGGAAGATGAACAACTTAATGCCGACCGGATACAGCGCCTGATGCTTAGCATCAGGCCGAACACGGAGATCCTTGCTGTTTTAACCAGCGTTAAAAAAACGGTAGACTGGCTTGCCATAAACGAGAACCCCGACCTGATCCTCATGGATATTCGCCTGGCCGATGGTGTAAGTTTCGAGATCTTTAACCTGACTGATGTAAAATGTCCTGTAGTTTTCACAACTGCTTATGATGAATACGCAGTGCAGGCCTTTAAATACAATAGCATAGATTACCTGCTGAAGCCTGTTGAAAAAGATGAGCTGGAAGCTGCCATCACCAAATTTGAAAACACTTTACAGCGTTCTTACCAGCAATCTCCCCTGATCGAAGAACTGATCAGGCAAATGCAGCCGAAAGCATACCGGACACGTTTCTTTCTGCCATACCGCGATGGTTATAGAAAAATCAATATGGAGGATATTGCCTTCTTCCATTCGCACCTAAACATTACTTGTGCCAACTTATTTAATGGAGAAAAGATAGTGGTGCCACAAACACTGGAAACACTGGAACAGGAACTGGAGCCTAAAAATTTTTTCAGGGTAAACCGCCAGTATATCCTGCATGCTAATTCCATTGAAAAGGTTCATAATTTTTTCAATGGCAAGTTAAAACTCAAAGTAAAAAACTATTCGGATGAGGATATTATAGTAAGCAGAACAAAAGCCCCCCTATTTAAAACATGGTTGGATTACTGA
- a CDS encoding sensor histidine kinase: MMKKFKAKSVALIIFTFIGSYATLFIIFPFTYWKDYVHLPALRIWADVLTNLVFCAVLFELSLYIDRKLNKRIPWMIRPIKRLLTQTLFQILGVLFLVFCLAVIYVIIYLLFSDALNAHYPYVGLRETVYAFLSIIFWALLISALNTGDYLLRNWKTATMQAAEFEIKAAQNKQLAAETELQALKLQLDPHFVFNNLSVLSEIILKDQQLGYDYTENFAKVYRYLLVNSKKKLIPLREELKFLDAYLFLINNRMGGGSIFRVNIARATLDLLIPPVTLQLFIENAMKYNRTEKESPLVIDIFTVNDDELVVSNNLLPLIKKPESTGIGLENIIGRYALLSDRKPFIEKTDTTFTIKVPLIK, encoded by the coding sequence ATGATGAAAAAGTTTAAAGCAAAGAGTGTAGCCCTAATTATATTCACTTTTATAGGCTCCTATGCTACTTTATTTATCATATTTCCTTTTACCTACTGGAAAGATTATGTTCACCTGCCAGCTTTAAGGATATGGGCAGACGTTTTGACCAACCTTGTATTTTGTGCTGTACTTTTTGAACTAAGTTTATATATCGACAGGAAGCTGAACAAAAGGATACCGTGGATGATTCGGCCCATAAAACGCCTGCTAACCCAAACGCTGTTCCAGATCCTTGGCGTTTTGTTTCTTGTTTTTTGTTTGGCAGTCATCTATGTAATCATCTATTTATTATTTAGTGATGCTCTAAATGCGCATTATCCATATGTTGGTTTAAGAGAAACAGTATACGCCTTTCTTTCCATCATATTTTGGGCCTTACTGATCAGCGCCTTAAATACCGGCGATTATTTACTCAGAAACTGGAAAACCGCTACCATGCAGGCAGCAGAGTTTGAAATTAAAGCCGCCCAAAATAAACAGCTGGCAGCCGAAACAGAATTGCAGGCGTTGAAACTTCAACTCGACCCGCATTTTGTTTTTAACAACCTGAGTGTACTTTCAGAGATAATATTGAAAGACCAACAGTTGGGGTATGACTATACCGAGAATTTCGCGAAGGTATACCGTTATTTATTAGTCAATTCCAAAAAGAAATTGATACCTCTGCGCGAAGAACTCAAATTTCTGGATGCTTATCTTTTTTTGATCAATAACCGGATGGGTGGTGGAAGTATTTTCCGTGTTAATATTGCCAGGGCAACGTTAGATCTGTTGATACCGCCGGTTACGCTTCAATTGTTCATAGAAAATGCCATGAAGTATAACCGTACCGAAAAAGAAAGTCCTTTGGTTATCGATATTTTTACTGTTAATGACGACGAATTGGTGGTATCCAACAACCTATTGCCTTTGATAAAAAAGCCTGAATCTACGGGTATAGGTTTAGAAAACATTATTGGTCGTTACGCTTTATTGAGCGATAGAAAACCTTTTATAGAAAAAACAGATACAACTTTTACCATAAAAGTACCCCTTATCAAATGA
- a CDS encoding ATP-dependent Clp protease ATP-binding subunit, with translation MEAKFSPRVKDVIQYSREEALRLGHDYIGTEHLLLGLIRDGDGVAIKLLKGLNVDTAKLRRAVEDAVKGTIGTNVHIGSIPLTKQAEKVLKITYLEAKIFKSDVIGTEHLLLSILRDEDNIASQILMQFNVNYEVFKGEVESHKNDVTDEMPGSPTGGDDDFKEEEAFSQPKKVSDIKSKTPVLDNFGRDLTRAAEDGKLDPIVGREKEIERVSQILSRRKKNNPILIGEPGVGKSAIAEGLALRIVQRKVSRVLFNKRVVTLDLASLVAGTKYRGQFEERMKAVMNELEKSPDVILFIDEIHTIVGAGGASGSLDASNMFKPALARGEIQCIGATTLDEYRQYIEKDGALDRRFQKVMVEPATPVETIEILNRIKEKYEEHHGVTYTPEAINACVNLTTRYITDRFLPDKAIDALDESGSRVHLTNIHVPQNILDIEQKIEQIKIEKNKVVRSQKYEEAAQLRDTEKNLLVELDQAKALWEAETKSKRYTVTEDNVAEVVSMMTGIPVQRVGQADSQKLLHMADTVGSKIIGQEDAIKKLTRAIQRTRAGLKDPKKPIGSFIFLGPTGVGKTELAKELARFMFDTEDALIQIDMSEYMEKFAVSRLVGAPPGYVGYEEGGQLTEKVRRKPYAVVLLDEIEKAHPDVFNILLQVLDEGQLTDSLGRKVDFRNTIIIMTSNIGARQLKDFGQGVGFSTNAKNLQADMHSRGVIENALKRAFAPEFLNRIDDVIVFNSLGKDEIFKIIDIELAFLFSRVNGLGFKIELTDAAKEFIADKGYDSQFGARPLKRAIQKYLEDPIAEEILKGELSEGDIMAVDYDKEAGEIKIIDKKGENKKPEQEEQK, from the coding sequence ATGGAAGCTAAATTTTCGCCGAGGGTTAAAGATGTTATTCAATATAGCAGAGAAGAGGCTTTACGCCTGGGGCACGACTATATCGGGACCGAACATCTTTTGCTGGGGCTCATCCGGGACGGTGATGGTGTTGCAATTAAATTGCTGAAAGGTTTGAACGTTGATACCGCCAAACTGCGCCGCGCCGTTGAAGATGCCGTAAAAGGAACTATAGGAACAAACGTACATATTGGCAGTATCCCATTAACTAAACAAGCCGAGAAAGTACTGAAGATAACTTATCTTGAAGCCAAGATATTTAAAAGCGACGTAATTGGAACCGAGCACTTGCTGCTATCCATATTGCGCGATGAAGATAACATTGCTTCGCAGATACTGATGCAGTTTAATGTAAACTACGAGGTATTTAAAGGTGAAGTTGAATCGCACAAAAATGATGTAACTGACGAAATGCCCGGATCACCAACCGGCGGCGACGACGACTTTAAAGAAGAAGAAGCCTTTAGCCAGCCTAAAAAGGTATCGGACATCAAATCAAAAACACCGGTGCTTGACAACTTTGGCCGCGATTTAACCCGTGCCGCTGAGGATGGAAAACTCGACCCGATTGTTGGTCGCGAAAAAGAGATTGAAAGGGTGTCGCAGATCTTATCACGTCGTAAAAAGAATAACCCTATATTAATAGGTGAGCCAGGTGTTGGTAAATCGGCCATTGCCGAAGGTCTGGCACTGCGCATTGTGCAGCGTAAAGTATCACGTGTGTTGTTTAACAAACGTGTGGTAACTCTGGACCTAGCTTCATTGGTTGCCGGTACAAAATACCGTGGCCAGTTTGAAGAGCGCATGAAAGCGGTTATGAACGAACTGGAAAAATCACCTGACGTTATTTTATTTATTGATGAGATACATACTATAGTAGGTGCTGGTGGTGCTTCGGGCTCGCTTGATGCCTCCAACATGTTTAAACCTGCTTTAGCCAGGGGCGAGATACAATGCATTGGCGCAACTACTTTAGATGAGTACCGTCAGTACATCGAAAAAGACGGCGCATTGGATCGTCGTTTCCAGAAAGTAATGGTTGAACCGGCTACTCCTGTTGAAACTATCGAGATCCTGAACCGCATCAAAGAAAAATACGAAGAGCACCATGGTGTAACCTACACCCCGGAAGCTATCAACGCCTGTGTTAACTTAACTACCCGTTATATTACCGACAGGTTTTTACCAGACAAAGCTATTGATGCTTTGGACGAATCGGGTTCGCGTGTTCACTTAACCAATATCCATGTGCCACAAAACATCCTGGATATTGAGCAAAAGATTGAGCAGATCAAGATCGAAAAGAACAAGGTTGTTCGCAGCCAGAAATACGAAGAAGCCGCTCAGTTACGCGATACAGAAAAAAATCTGTTAGTGGAGCTTGATCAGGCTAAAGCATTATGGGAAGCCGAAACAAAATCAAAACGTTACACCGTAACCGAAGATAATGTTGCCGAGGTTGTATCTATGATGACCGGTATACCTGTACAAAGGGTAGGCCAGGCCGATAGCCAGAAATTGTTGCACATGGCTGATACCGTTGGCAGCAAGATCATCGGTCAGGAAGATGCCATCAAGAAATTAACCCGGGCTATTCAACGTACCCGTGCCGGATTGAAAGATCCTAAAAAACCGATCGGTTCATTCATATTCCTAGGCCCAACAGGTGTAGGTAAAACCGAGTTGGCTAAAGAGCTTGCCCGCTTTATGTTTGATACTGAAGACGCGCTGATACAAATTGATATGAGCGAGTACATGGAAAAATTCGCGGTATCACGTTTAGTAGGAGCGCCTCCGGGCTACGTAGGTTATGAAGAAGGTGGACAGCTGACTGAAAAAGTACGTCGTAAACCTTATGCAGTTGTATTGTTGGATGAGATCGAAAAAGCTCACCCTGATGTGTTCAACATCCTGTTACAGGTATTGGATGAAGGCCAGCTAACCGATTCACTGGGTCGCAAGGTTGATTTCAGGAACACGATCATTATCATGACATCCAACATCGGTGCCCGCCAGTTGAAAGACTTTGGTCAGGGTGTAGGTTTCAGCACCAATGCTAAAAACCTGCAAGCCGATATGCACTCACGCGGTGTTATCGAGAATGCTTTGAAACGTGCTTTTGCACCGGAGTTCCTGAACCGTATTGATGATGTGATTGTGTTTAACTCATTGGGTAAAGACGAGATCTTCAAAATTATCGATATCGAATTGGCATTCCTGTTTAGCCGTGTTAATGGTTTAGGTTTCAAAATTGAACTGACCGATGCTGCCAAAGAGTTTATTGCCGATAAAGGTTATGATTCGCAATTTGGTGCACGTCCGTTAAAACGTGCTATCCAGAAATACCTGGAAGATCCAATTGCCGAAGAAATACTGAAAGGTGAACTAAGCGAAGGCGATATCATGGCGGTTGACTATGATAAAGAAGCCGGCGAGATCAAGATCATCGATAAAAAAGGCGAAAACAAAAAGCCAGAACAGGAAGAACAAAAATAA